One genomic window of Camelina sativa cultivar DH55 chromosome 5, Cs, whole genome shotgun sequence includes the following:
- the LOC104789328 gene encoding putative F-box protein At3g44060 — protein MDCLLDDLLVHILSFLPTKQAARTSVLSKRWRTLFAFCHNLHFDDNSINSILSLPDPGDIYKLYTYTFSRRKQKLHTLQKCFHDFVDHTLALQGCNTIKKFSLDLSRTYDDSDIDRWICCALEHGVSELHLRIEGVSWWKFSISSKIFTSTTLVKLSLISTFYTTVYEPHCPRLLPSDTSLPSLKVLLLYKTSFKDDQLSDVLLNACPLLEDLTIGYYKYYPGLSYVISSKSIKRLSVTYCCARKHKGFSRNISFDTPNVVDFYYSDFLGRGSREFHLGSLAKATLDLRFIKDDEQADMRDIICEIRNVKTLHLTSSTVEVILLCCKNGLPVFNNLVELGFSSKEEGWKVYLPLLLEGSPNLQTLVLSGLNWFSCKRHRFTRIPPNNQIKMLVIKKYQGYASELKHISHFLRKMECLEVVKVYVAARMDDLKKMQLTEDLLKLPASSSKLKIQVI, from the exons ATGGATTGCCTTCTTGATGACCTTCTTGTCCACATATTGTCCTTCCTTCCAACGAAACAAGCTGCTCGTACCTCTGTTCTTTCCAAGAGATGGAGGACTCTCTTTGCTTTCTGTCATAATCTTCACTTTGATGACAACTCCATCAACTCCATCCTTTCGCTCCCTGACCCTGGAGATATTTATAAACTCTATACGTATACGTTCTcgaggagaaaacaaaaactgcaTACGCTTCAAAAGTGTTTCCATGATTTTGTGGATCATACATTGGCTTTACAAGGCTGTAACACTATAAAGAAGTTCTCACTTGACCTTAGTCGAACATATGACGATAGTGACATTGACCGCTGGATATGTTGTGCCCTGGAACACGGTGTCTCCGAGCTTCATCTACGCATAGAAG GTGTATCGTGGTGGAAGTTTTCTATCTCATCCAAAATCTTCACCAGCACAACACTGGTTAAGCTATCATTGATATCCACATTTTACACCACAGTTTACGAACCACACTGCCCAAGACTTCTTCCTTCGGATACATCTCTCCCATCACTAAAGGTTCTCCTCCTTTACAAAACCTCTTTTAAGGATGATCAATTATCTGATGTACTTCTCAATGCTTGCCCTCTACTTGAGGACTTAACCATAGGCTATTACAAGTATTATCCGGGTCTTTCATACGTCATATCCAGCAAAAGCATTAAGAGGCTCTCAGTTACCTATTGCTGTGCTCGTAAACATAAAGGCTTTTCTAGAAATATTTCATTTGACACACCTAATGTTGTCGACTTCTACTACTCTGATTTTCTTGGCCGTGGTTCTCGAGAGTTTCACTTGGGTTCACTTGCCAAAGCTACATTGGACCTTCGTTTCATAAAAGATGACGAGCAAGCGGATATGAGGGATATCATCTGTGAGATACGCAATGTCAAGACCCTACACTTGACTTCTTCCACTGTCGAG gtgattTTGCTATGCTGCAAAAATGGATTACCAGTGTTCAACAACCTCGTTGAGTTAGGCTTTTCAAGTAAAGAAGAAGGTTGGAAAGTGTATCTGCCTCTTCTGCTAGAGGGTTCTCCAAACCTTCAAACTCTGGTTCTCTCG GGTCTGAATTGGTTCTCATGTAAACGGCATCGGTTTACTCGAATTCCCCCGAATAACCAAATTAAGATGTTGGTTATCAAGAAGTATCAAGGATATGCAAGCGAGCTGAAACACATTAGCCATTTCTTACGGAAGATGGAGTGTCTTGAAGTGGTAAAAGTTTACGTTGCAGCTAGAATGGATGACCTCAAAAAGATGCAACTCACAGAGGATCTGTTGAAGCTTCCGGCATCTTCATCCAAACTCAAGATACAAGTCATATGA